One window of Klebsiella quasivariicola genomic DNA carries:
- a CDS encoding putative quinol monooxygenase gives MISLIAVLKAKPGQTDALRQALQALLLPTRQEPGNLDYALFQLRDAPDTFYMREAWQGQDALDAHIAMPYFQAFITQMESLLAEPLRLDYLTAIEP, from the coding sequence ATGATATCGCTTATCGCCGTGCTCAAAGCAAAACCGGGCCAGACGGATGCCCTGCGCCAGGCCCTGCAGGCGCTGCTCCTGCCGACAAGACAGGAGCCGGGCAATCTCGACTACGCCCTGTTTCAGCTGCGCGACGCGCCGGACACCTTCTATATGCGCGAGGCGTGGCAAGGGCAGGATGCCCTCGATGCCCATATCGCGATGCCCTATTTTCAGGCGTTTATTACGCAGATGGAGTCCCTGCTGGCTGAGCCGCTGCGGCTGGACTACCTGACGGCGATTGAGCCTTAG
- a CDS encoding glycoside-pentoside-hexuronide family transporter, which yields MKDHILSVKEKIGYGMGDAASHIIFDNVMLYMMFFYTDIFGIPAGFVGTMFLLARALDAISDPCMGLLADRTRSRWGKFRPWILFGAIPFGLVCVLAYSSPDLSHNGKLIYAAVTYTLLTLLYTVVNIPYCALGGVITDNPTQRISLQSWRFVLATAGGMLSTVLMMPLVNFIGGEDKALGFQGGIAVLSVIAFLMLAFCFFTTKERVEAPPSSTSMREDLRDIWRNDQWRVVGVLTILNILAVCVRGGAMMYYTTWIMGSAALFTVFLTTYCVGNLIGSALAKPLTDWKCKVSVFWWTNALLAVLSVAMFFVPMDAEITMFVFIFVIGVLHQLVTPIQWVMMSDTVDYGEWCNGKRLTGISFAGTLFVLKLGLALGGALIGWMLAGGGYDAAAKTQNSATLTIIIALFTLVPAVCYLLSAVIAKRYYTLKTPFLKKMMAELAEGARRNEQDFTAAPIDKEWQN from the coding sequence ATGAAAGATCATATTTTGTCCGTCAAAGAGAAAATTGGTTATGGCATGGGTGATGCCGCCAGCCACATTATTTTTGATAACGTCATGTTGTACATGATGTTTTTCTACACAGATATTTTCGGTATCCCTGCCGGCTTTGTTGGCACCATGTTCCTGCTGGCGCGCGCGCTGGACGCGATTTCCGACCCGTGCATGGGCCTGCTTGCCGACCGTACCCGCAGCCGCTGGGGTAAGTTCCGTCCGTGGATCCTCTTCGGCGCTATCCCGTTCGGCCTCGTCTGCGTGCTGGCCTACAGCTCGCCGGATTTAAGCCACAACGGCAAGCTGATCTACGCCGCCGTGACCTACACGCTGCTGACCCTGCTCTACACCGTGGTGAATATCCCCTACTGCGCGCTCGGCGGCGTGATCACCGATAACCCGACGCAGCGCATCTCGCTGCAGTCCTGGCGCTTCGTGCTGGCGACGGCGGGCGGCATGCTCTCCACCGTGCTGATGATGCCGCTGGTCAACTTTATCGGCGGCGAAGACAAAGCGCTCGGCTTCCAGGGGGGTATCGCGGTGCTGTCGGTGATTGCCTTCCTGATGCTGGCTTTCTGCTTCTTTACCACCAAAGAGCGTGTCGAAGCGCCGCCGAGCAGTACCTCGATGCGCGAAGATCTGCGCGATATCTGGCGCAATGACCAGTGGCGGGTGGTCGGCGTGCTCACCATCCTCAATATTCTCGCGGTCTGCGTTCGCGGCGGTGCGATGATGTACTACACCACCTGGATCATGGGCTCGGCGGCGCTGTTCACCGTCTTCCTCACCACCTACTGCGTGGGCAACCTGATTGGCTCTGCACTGGCGAAACCGCTGACCGACTGGAAATGCAAAGTCAGCGTCTTCTGGTGGACCAACGCCCTCCTGGCGGTGCTCAGCGTGGCGATGTTCTTCGTACCGATGGACGCCGAAATCACCATGTTTGTCTTTATCTTCGTCATTGGCGTACTGCACCAGCTGGTGACGCCAATCCAGTGGGTGATGATGTCCGACACCGTCGATTACGGCGAATGGTGTAACGGCAAACGCCTGACCGGCATCAGCTTCGCCGGCACCCTGTTTGTGCTCAAGCTGGGCCTGGCGCTGGGCGGCGCGCTGATCGGCTGGATGCTGGCCGGCGGCGGCTATGACGCCGCCGCTAAAACCCAGAACAGCGCCACCCTCACGATTATTATCGCCTTGTTCACCCTCGTTCCGGCGGTGTGCTACCTGTTGAGCGCGGTGATCGCCAAACGCTACTACACGCTAAAAACGCCGTTCCTGAAAAAAATGATGGCCGAGCTGGCCGAGGGCGCGCGTCGCAACGAACAAGACTTCACCGCAGCCCCGATCGACAAAGAATGGCAAAACTAA
- a CDS encoding zinc-binding alcohol dehydrogenase family protein, whose amino-acid sequence MKAIAITQAAADDNNIPFLTEIDLPVPTAQGHDLLVAVKAISVNPVDTKVRAGFQGDTPRVLGWDAVGVVQSVGEEVTLFAPGDEVWYAGALGRSGSNSEYQLVDERLVAHKPRSLDNASAAALPLTAITAWELLFHRLGVEEGGNAGDTLLIVGAAGGVGSILTQLASKLTGMTVIGTASRPESQQWVREAGAHHVIDHSKPLADELARIGITSVTHVASLTNTGQHFKALIEALAPQGKLALIDDPETLDVVPLKAKSLSLHWEFMFTRSMFETDDMIAQHQLLTRVAALIDSHTIKTTLGEHYGAITAANLQKAHRQLETGRAVGKIVLEGF is encoded by the coding sequence ATGAAAGCTATCGCCATTACTCAAGCCGCCGCTGACGACAACAACATCCCGTTTTTAACGGAGATCGACCTGCCGGTCCCCACCGCCCAGGGGCATGACCTGCTGGTCGCCGTGAAAGCCATCTCAGTCAACCCGGTGGACACCAAAGTGCGCGCGGGATTCCAGGGCGACACGCCGCGGGTCCTGGGCTGGGATGCCGTTGGCGTGGTGCAGTCCGTCGGTGAGGAGGTCACGCTGTTCGCTCCGGGCGATGAGGTCTGGTACGCCGGAGCGCTGGGCCGGTCGGGCAGCAACAGCGAATATCAGCTGGTGGACGAGCGCCTGGTGGCGCATAAACCACGCTCCCTCGATAACGCCTCCGCCGCCGCGCTGCCGTTGACGGCTATCACCGCCTGGGAGTTGCTGTTTCACCGTCTCGGCGTTGAGGAAGGCGGCAATGCCGGCGACACGCTGCTGATCGTCGGCGCGGCGGGGGGTGTGGGGTCGATCCTGACGCAACTGGCCAGTAAACTGACCGGCATGACGGTGATTGGCACCGCCTCGCGTCCGGAAAGCCAGCAATGGGTCCGGGAGGCGGGCGCGCACCATGTGATCGATCACAGCAAGCCGCTCGCCGACGAGCTGGCGCGCATTGGCATCACGTCGGTGACCCATGTCGCCAGCCTGACCAACACCGGGCAGCACTTCAAAGCGCTAATTGAAGCTCTCGCCCCGCAGGGCAAGCTGGCGCTAATTGACGATCCGGAAACCCTGGACGTGGTGCCGCTGAAAGCGAAAAGCCTGTCCCTGCACTGGGAATTTATGTTCACCCGTTCAATGTTTGAGACGGATGATATGATCGCCCAGCATCAGTTGCTCACCCGCGTGGCGGCGCTGATCGACAGCCACACGATCAAAACCACCCTCGGCGAACACTACGGCGCCATCACCGCCGCCAATCTGCAGAAAGCGCATCGCCAGCTGGAAACCGGGCGCGCCGTCGGCAAGATCGTGCTGGAGGGGTTTTAA
- a CDS encoding GlxA family transcriptional regulator, producing MKLTDVAIVAVEGFSPFHYAVPCMLFGDSVSEIKRFHLHICAERPGLLRARDGFALYATGDFAALEQADIVVVPYWGEVDRRPPQALLDSLVRARDHGAQIVGLCLGAFVLGYAGLLDGRRAATHWEFEQDFQRRFPQVQLDINALYVDDQRVITSAGTAAALDCCLYLIRQRFGSLAANQIARRMIVSPHREGGQAQFIAQPVPKNTRDARINCLLDYLQQHIAEPHSLDSLARVVAMSRRTLTRHFARATGMSITDWLTAERLRRSQTLLEAGDLPVEQVAEAVGYLSAVTWRQQFKARFGVSPTEWRRTFRRGA from the coding sequence ATGAAACTCACCGACGTGGCGATTGTCGCTGTAGAGGGCTTTAGCCCGTTTCACTACGCCGTCCCCTGCATGCTGTTTGGCGATTCGGTCTCTGAAATCAAACGCTTTCATCTGCACATTTGCGCCGAGCGGCCGGGGCTGCTGCGCGCCCGCGATGGTTTTGCGCTGTACGCCACCGGCGATTTCGCCGCGCTGGAACAGGCGGATATCGTGGTGGTGCCTTACTGGGGCGAGGTCGATCGGCGTCCGCCGCAGGCACTGCTTGATAGCCTGGTGCGCGCCCGGGATCACGGCGCGCAAATCGTCGGCCTGTGTCTCGGCGCGTTCGTTCTCGGCTACGCCGGGCTGCTGGACGGCAGGCGAGCGGCGACCCACTGGGAGTTCGAGCAGGATTTCCAGCGCCGGTTTCCGCAGGTGCAACTGGATATCAATGCCCTGTATGTCGATGACCAGCGAGTGATCACCTCGGCGGGCACCGCGGCGGCGCTGGACTGTTGCCTGTACCTCATCCGCCAGCGTTTCGGCAGCCTCGCGGCCAACCAGATCGCCCGGCGGATGATTGTTTCGCCGCACCGCGAAGGCGGCCAGGCGCAGTTTATCGCCCAGCCGGTGCCGAAAAACACCCGCGATGCGCGGATTAACTGCCTGCTGGATTATCTCCAGCAGCATATTGCCGAGCCGCACAGTCTCGATTCGCTGGCCCGGGTGGTGGCGATGAGCCGCCGTACCCTGACCCGCCACTTCGCCCGGGCGACCGGGATGAGCATTACCGACTGGCTGACCGCCGAACGTCTGCGCCGCAGCCAGACTCTGCTTGAGGCGGGCGATCTGCCGGTCGAGCAGGTGGCGGAGGCGGTGGGCTATCTTTCAGCGGTCACCTGGCGCCAGCAGTTTAAGGCGCGCTTTGGCGTCAGCCCGACGGAGTGGCGGCGCACCTTTCGTCGCGGCGCTTAG
- a CDS encoding NAD(P)-dependent alcohol dehydrogenase, translated as MLINAIGTYSASQPLESMAITRRDPGPQDVQIAIAYCGVCHSDLHQARSEWAGTLYPCVPGHEIVGRVTAVGDAVSRYAVGDLVGVGCMVDSCQQCEECAEGLENYCDHMVLTYNGPTQDAPGHTLGGYSQQIVVNERYVLRITHPEAQLAAVAPLLCAGITTYSPLRHWHVGPGKKVGVVGIGGLGHMGIKLAHAMGAHVVAFTTSESKRNAARALGADDVVVSRNDDEMAAHVKSFDFILNTVAAPHNLDAFTTLLKRDGTMTLVGAPATPHPSPEVFNLIFRRRSIAGSMIGGIPETQEMLDFCAEHGIVADIELIRGDEINEAWERMVKGDVKYRFVIDSATLAG; from the coding sequence ATGCTGATCAACGCTATTGGTACCTACTCCGCCAGCCAGCCGCTGGAATCAATGGCCATCACCCGCCGCGACCCGGGGCCGCAGGATGTACAGATCGCCATCGCTTACTGCGGCGTCTGCCACTCCGATCTCCACCAGGCGCGATCGGAATGGGCCGGGACGCTGTATCCCTGCGTACCGGGCCATGAGATTGTGGGCCGGGTGACCGCGGTTGGCGATGCCGTCTCGCGCTACGCCGTCGGCGATCTGGTGGGCGTCGGCTGCATGGTCGATAGCTGTCAACAGTGTGAAGAGTGCGCCGAGGGGCTGGAGAACTACTGCGACCACATGGTGCTGACCTATAACGGCCCGACCCAGGACGCACCGGGCCACACGCTGGGCGGCTATTCCCAGCAGATTGTGGTTAATGAACGCTACGTGCTGCGGATAACCCATCCCGAAGCGCAGCTGGCCGCCGTCGCGCCGCTGCTGTGCGCCGGGATCACGACATACTCGCCGCTGCGCCACTGGCACGTCGGGCCGGGTAAAAAAGTCGGCGTGGTCGGCATCGGCGGCCTCGGGCATATGGGGATCAAGTTGGCCCACGCCATGGGGGCCCACGTGGTGGCCTTTACCACCTCCGAATCCAAGCGTAATGCGGCCAGAGCGCTGGGCGCCGATGACGTGGTGGTGTCGCGCAACGACGACGAAATGGCGGCCCACGTCAAAAGCTTCGATTTTATCCTCAACACCGTGGCGGCGCCGCACAATCTCGATGCCTTCACCACGCTGCTGAAACGCGATGGCACCATGACCCTCGTAGGCGCTCCGGCCACGCCGCATCCGTCGCCGGAAGTGTTCAATCTGATCTTCCGCCGCCGGTCGATTGCCGGCTCGATGATCGGCGGTATTCCGGAAACTCAGGAGATGCTCGACTTCTGCGCCGAACACGGCATCGTCGCCGATATCGAGCTGATCCGCGGCGATGAGATCAACGAAGCCTGGGAAAGAATGGTCAAGGGTGACGTGAAATACCGCTTCGTGATCGACAGTGCGACCCTCGCCGGCTAA
- a CDS encoding DUF3237 domain-containing protein has product MTPELRHCFSITIQVDKPIIVSRSPQTGKRQLIPIVGGSVSGQLRGHVLPGGVDSQIIEPDGTCRLSARYALQVEDGTVYVENNGIRRVPAQYHDQLFADDMRFFNDIAPEAIYFRTVPTFEVDTSALSWLTTSLFICAGGRTQEGVMLDFYQVG; this is encoded by the coding sequence ATGACCCCCGAACTCAGACACTGTTTTTCCATTACCATCCAGGTTGATAAACCGATAATTGTCTCCCGTAGCCCGCAGACCGGTAAGCGCCAGCTGATCCCGATTGTCGGCGGCAGCGTCTCAGGTCAACTTCGCGGCCACGTGCTGCCCGGCGGCGTCGATAGCCAGATTATCGAGCCCGACGGCACCTGCCGCCTGTCCGCCCGTTATGCCCTGCAAGTGGAAGACGGGACGGTCTATGTGGAAAACAACGGTATCCGCCGGGTACCGGCCCAGTACCATGACCAGCTTTTCGCCGACGATATGCGCTTTTTTAACGATATTGCGCCAGAAGCCATCTATTTTCGCACCGTGCCCACCTTCGAGGTGGATACATCGGCGCTCAGCTGGCTAACCACCTCGCTGTTTATCTGCGCCGGTGGCCGGACCCAGGAGGGGGTGATGCTCGATTTCTATCAGGTGGGCTGA
- a CDS encoding winged helix-turn-helix transcriptional regulator, translated as MSIPAASLSTDQALPSFYYGRQTKPLFAVESLVSAFRPASSPFALPRSTYYRFPPTQAESGLILLEEGIASLCHAENNMVISTIFSPSLLGLIDGYGVFNGIPEKHHCSLFAETDLRGHWIGHQAAVEILNEKNLWQDMAHVLAQRLMVLSMRSQEMMGVDSYLMVRTLLTELADYPEAYRRQINVLSFIQRRTNLSRSRIMSILSELRKGDYITIHRGVLRSIAHPLPAHF; from the coding sequence ATGTCGATACCTGCAGCCAGCCTCTCTACCGACCAGGCGTTACCGTCATTTTATTACGGAAGACAGACAAAGCCGCTATTCGCGGTGGAGTCCTTGGTATCTGCGTTCCGGCCCGCCAGCTCACCCTTTGCGCTGCCGCGATCGACCTATTATCGTTTTCCGCCGACCCAGGCTGAATCCGGATTAATTCTGCTCGAAGAGGGAATTGCCTCGCTATGCCATGCGGAAAACAACATGGTGATATCAACGATATTTTCCCCTTCGCTATTGGGATTAATCGATGGTTACGGCGTCTTTAACGGTATTCCGGAAAAACACCACTGCTCTCTGTTTGCTGAGACAGATTTGCGCGGACACTGGATAGGGCATCAGGCCGCGGTCGAGATCCTCAATGAGAAGAACCTGTGGCAGGATATGGCCCATGTTCTGGCGCAGCGGCTGATGGTGTTGAGCATGCGTTCGCAGGAGATGATGGGGGTGGATTCTTATCTGATGGTGCGAACCCTGCTAACAGAGCTGGCGGACTACCCGGAGGCATATCGTCGCCAAATCAACGTCCTGAGCTTTATTCAGCGCCGTACCAACTTGTCGCGTAGCCGCATTATGTCGATTCTGTCGGAGCTGCGCAAAGGCGACTATATTACGATCCATCGCGGCGTACTGAGGAGCATCGCCCACCCACTTCCCGCCCACTTTTAA